CACCAGCACGTGTTGTCGCGCGGACGTGTACACGGTATTTCGTTTCAGGCCTAAGACTTGCTAGTTTAGCAGAAGTTACCTCTGGCCTGGTAACGTGAGGCTGTCGTTCTAATAAAGGTCCCAGTGAAGTACCATCTacatattgataataaattctgTAGCCCGTTAAAACTCCATTTGTCTCGACTGGTGGATTCCACATCAGGAAAAGAGCGCTTGAGCCGACCCGGTATGCTTCTAAGCTCAGTATAGTACCAGGTACACCTTCAGgtgtatcaaaaataacagCTTCAGATGGTGGGCCATTATATTTGCCATTAAAtgctaaaattttaacataatttttagtataaggAACAAATTTATCGACAATTGCTTGTGTAGTATTAGCACCCGGAATTGTTATTTCACGCATGCCTTCTTCGGCATCTTTTTCTGTCCATGTTTGGAGTTTGTATCCTCGTAATTCACCTCTAACGGTTTCTAGAGGTACTGCTGTCCATGTAAGAAAAGCAGTTGTACTCGAACGTACTTCTTGACAAGTAAAATTACCCGGTGCTTGTGTAGGTACATCTTCACCGGAATaaccaataattattttaggcTCTTCTAAAGCCTCTCCAATCTCATTAATCGCAACAACTTTTATCTGATACCTTTGATAAGTTGGtagattttcaattaaataacgATTTTTTCGCCAATCAGAAATATCTACATTGTTCCATTCCTTACCAGGTATATCTTCTCTCCAACTAACACGGTACGAAAATCTTGGTGCATGATGTTCGATTTGTGGCATTGCTGTCCAAGAGATAACCATATTATGTGGATCTGTTCCATTACCCATAACATTGAGTGGATTTTTGTATGGTCTACCCGCTGAAGTTGTACAAGGTTGACTGTGTAACGAAGGCTCCGATTTACCAACTTTATTTACAGCAATAACACGGAATGTAAAGTTAGCCCATGGGGTCATCGGTGCTTCAAAGGTTAAAGTAGTACCAGGGATGTCATCGCGAACGACTTCCCAGGAATCAGGTGTGAAACTGGTATTGTATTCTACTATATAATGTAAAATAGGTGCTCGATTATCACCCATAGATGCCCATTTTACTCGGGCTTCTTTTTCAAGACACCGTATTTCTTTCAATTCTGGAGCATTTGGCTTGTCTTGAACAGTGAGAGTTGCTGAGGCGGTAGCTTCATCTAATTCTGTCTTGGCTACACAAGTATAAATACCAGAGTCTAATTCTGTTGTTTTAGTTATTGTGAGAGAATGATCACTTGTGAGTACAAAATGAGGTTCAACTTCGAAgtcaattgttttattatttctcaGCCATTCTATTTCTAACTCTAGAGTCGAATCCGTGATAGCATTACatctgtaaataattttttagttaaattatctttcaatttttttaagtgaataaaaacataaacatTGATATAGAATTACCTGAAAGTTGCTGGAGATCCCGCATAAACTTCATAATCCTCAGGTTCATCTGTGATTTTTGTTCGTTCTCTAACAACCAGTGAAGCACTCTTTTCGTCTTTTCCAAATTTATTAGTAGCAAGACAAGTATAAGCACCTGAATCCATAAAACCAACAttagtaatatttaaatcccCACTTTCCATAGTCTTGTAACGTCCACCAGTTAATTCTTGATTATTGCGTATCCACTTGACTGCTGGTTTTGGAGAGCCAGTTACTCTACAtgtcataataatatttttaccgTCAACTGTCTCTTTATCCATCGGTGGTAGGTTTATTTCAGCTGGTATAGTCTGTACATTGACATAAACATCTTTGTAAATATAACCATTAGAATTGGTTGCGTTACAACCGTAATTACCAGTATcatgttttgttaaatttctaATGGTGATTGAGTTAGTCATAATTTCTCGTCTTGGATTGTCAGGTGCTTCTGCAATAGGTTTACCATTGAAAATCCATTTAATATCTGGTTTAGGTACACCATGAGCTTCACAATGAAAAGTAGCAGTTTCATCTTCAGCGGCATTTACAATATCCGGTTCAACAGTAAAGTATGGTGCTGACTTAActtgtaaattaattgaatatgaAGTAGCACGCCCAACACCATTAGAGGCTTCACATGTATACGCGCCCTCATCTTTAAAATCAACACGTTTTAATATCAATGACTTCCCGTAATTACCATGTGTTATACGGTCTGAGGTTTTTATGCGTTCTCCATCTTTACTCCAAATTACTTCTGGTAGAGGTGTACCACCAAATATACAGAACAATTCAGCTTTCTTCCCACGATAAGCAACTTCATTTTTACGAGTCACATACTGTCTTACTGGTTCATGCTTGTTGTGACTGTTTGAAGATCCAGCTGATATaacatttaacaaaattttgttgCCAAGCTTCAATTCACTACGAAATTGAAGCATAGCCATACACATGTAGTAAAAGTCTTCGGATACGTCATCTCGGGTAACGTTACTGAACCACAAAGTTCCTTCCGGGTCAAGGGTCATACGGGAATTATTAATAGACTTAATATTACCCTGATAGTCTTGAAGTAGCCAATAAACATTTGGCTTTGGCCAACCATCAGGTGAAGAACAAGTCAGATGAAATGGATCACCCTCATTAGCAGTCACTGTTTTTATTTCAGTCTCTTGAAACCCATTCAACTCTGCTTTCCGTACGAATACCGAGTTGGACGTCGCTGTTCCCCACTCATTTACTGCAAAACATTGGTACTGTCCCACATCTTCGTCTCGCGGTTTAGCAATCACAAGACTACCGCGACCAGGTTGGGTTGACATACGGTCATCATACGCCGCATAGTTAAagaatttaccattttttatCCATTGATAGCTAAACATCGAAAGACAAAAAATGACGTCaatatttcaatataatatcatgtttataaaaatatttctaagtaaaaatataaataggttattataataaatatcatcatagttattttatttttcattaaaaaaaaagaaaaaaaaagtgaggATATAAAAGTTTAGTCATACAATTTACTAAGGTCAATAcgcaatgttttttttatctttctttCTCTCACCCGGGCGTGGTAATTTTATACTCGAGACTATGATGAGGTCATCCAACTGATTAAGACTAGTTACTTAAAGCTTTAATGCATTCTCTTCCCCTCAATTCAAATGTCGTgatataaatgaaattattattaatataatttttctcttgcatTTTTGTCTGCCCCATTAATTTATCATGAGACTTGATAAaagaaagtaaataataagaacaattaCGATTTATGTGTATACGTACGTTGGTGCTGGATCTCCTTCGGCTTCACACT
This genomic interval from Cotesia glomerata isolate CgM1 linkage group LG1, MPM_Cglom_v2.3, whole genome shotgun sequence contains the following:
- the LOC123266191 gene encoding neuroglian isoform X3 is translated as MKCLIFILLVSALYVSAGPSPPRMIKQPPTDELLFQVAQQNENEKPFVIECEAEGDPAPTYQWIKNGKFFNYAAYDDRMSTQPGRGSLVIAKPRDEDVGQYQCFAVNEWGTATSNSVFVRKAELNGFQETEIKTVTANEGDPFHLTCSSPDGWPKPNVYWLLQDYQGNIKSINNSRMTLDPEGTLWFSNVTRDDVSEDFYYMCMAMLQFRSELKLGNKILLNVISAGSSNSHNKHEPVRQYVTRKNEVAYRGKKAELFCIFGGTPLPEVIWSKDGERIKTSDRITHGNYGKSLILKRVDFKDEGAYTCEASNGVGRATSYSINLQVKSAPYFTVEPDIVNAAEDETATFHCEAHGVPKPDIKWIFNGKPIAEAPDNPRREIMTNSITIRNLTKHDTGNYGCNATNSNGYIYKDVYVNVQTIPAEINLPPMDKETVDGKNIIMTCRVTGSPKPAVKWIRNNQELTGGRYKTMESGDLNITNVGFMDSGAYTCLATNKFGKDEKSASLVVRERTKITDEPEDYEVYAGSPATFRCNAITDSTLELEIEWLRNNKTIDFEVEPHFVLTSDHSLTITKTTELDSGIYTCVAKTELDEATASATLTVQDKPNAPELKEIRCLEKEARVKWASMGDNRAPILHYIVEYNTSFTPDSWEVVRDDIPGTTLTFEAPMTPWANFTFRVIAVNKVGKSEPSLHSQPCTTSAGRPYKNPLNVMGNGTDPHNMVISWTAMPQIEHHAPRFSYRVSWREDIPGKEWNNVDISDWRKNRYLIENLPTYQRYQIKVVAINEIGEALEEPKIIIGYSGEDVPTQAPGNFTCQEVRSSTTAFLTWTAVPLETVRGELRGYKLQTWTEKDAEEGMREITIPGANTTQAIVDKFVPYTKNYVKILAFNGKYNGPPSEAVIFDTPEGVPGTILSLEAYRVGSSALFLMWNPPVETNGVLTGYRIYYQYVDGTSLGPLLERQPHVTRPEVTSAKLASLRPETKYRVHVRATTRAGEGGDLYIDANTERSKKPDVPRFQYQVISRESGYVTIKVIREPNIPGYPGSHFFARYKLRGETISLSTDPEFLSHELEIRGLLSGEIYVVSIVAVDGDYLTESDPQEIETSIEGPIIQPKENVATAGWFIGMMLAIVFLLMVLIIVCIIKRNRGGKYAVHERELAAGRGDYPEEGGFHEYSQPLDTKSAGGRTSLASSSHHDGKHPESDTDSMAEYGEGDTGRFTEDGSFIGQYGPKGRPDETPSIPTGSMATYV
- the LOC123266191 gene encoding neuroglian isoform X4, translated to MKCLIFILLVSALYVSAGPSPPRMIKQPPTDELLFQVAQQNENEKPFVIECEAEGDPAPTYQWIKNGKFFNYAAYDDRMSTQPGRGSLVIAKPRDEDVGQYQCFAVNEWGTATSNSVFVRKAELNGFQETEIKTVTANEGDPFHLTCSSPDGWPKPNVYWLLQDYQGNIKSINNSRMTLDPEGTLWFSNVTRDDVSEDFYYMCMAMLQFRSELKLGNKILLNVISAGSSNSHNKHEPVRQYVTRKNEVAYRGKKAELFCIFGGTPLPEVIWSKDGERIKTSDRITHGNYGKSLILKRVDFKDEGAYTCEASNGVGRATSYSINLQVKSAPYFTVEPDIVNAAEDETATFHCEAHGVPKPDIKWIFNGKPIAEAPDNPRREIMTNSITIRNLTKHDTGNYGCNATNSNGYIYKDVYVNVQTIPAEINLPPMDKETVDGKNIIMTCRVTGSPKPAVKWIRNNQELTGGRYKTMESGDLNITNVGFMDSGAYTCLATNKFGKDEKSASLVVRERTKITDEPEDYEVYAGSPATFRCNAITDSTLELEIEWLRNNKTIDFEVEPHFVLTSDHSLTITKTTELDSGIYTCVAKTELDEATASATLTVQDKPNAPELKEIRCLEKEARVKWASMGDNRAPILHYIVEYNTSFTPDSWEVVRDDIPGTTLTFEAPMTPWANFTFRVIAVNKVGKSEPSLHSQPCTTSAGRPYKNPLNVMGNGTDPHNMVISWTAMPQIEHHAPRFSYRVSWREDIPGKEWNNVDISDWRKNRYLIENLPTYQRYQIKVVAINEIGEALEEPKIIIGYSGEDVPTQAPGNFTCQEVRSSTTAFLTWTAVPLETVRGELRGYKLQTWTEKDAEEGMREITIPGANTTQAIVDKFVPYTKNYVKILAFNGKYNGPPSEAVIFDTPEGVPGTILSLEAYRVGSSALFLMWNPPVETNGVLTGYRIYYQYVDGTSLGPLLERQPHVTRPEVTSAKLASLRPETKYRVHVRATTRAGEGGDLYIDANTERSKKPDVPRFQYQVISRESGYVTIKVIREPNIPGYPGSHFFARYKLRGETISLSTDPEFLSHELEIRGLLSGEIYVVSIVAVDGDYLTESDPQEIETSIEGPIIQPKENVATAGWFIGMMLAIVFLLMVLIIVCIIKRNRGGKYAVHERELAAGRGDYPEEGGFHEYSQPLDTKSAGGRTSLASSSHHDGKHPESDTDSMAEYGEGDTEGMNEDGSFIGQYGRQRKQEPNAQAFATLV
- the LOC123266191 gene encoding neuroglian isoform X2, coding for MKCLIFILLVSALYVSAVRILGYMQGPSPPRMIKQPPTDELLFQVAQQNENEKPFVIECEAEGDPAPTYQWIKNGKFFNYAAYDDRMSTQPGRGSLVIAKPRDEDVGQYQCFAVNEWGTATSNSVFVRKAELNGFQETEIKTVTANEGDPFHLTCSSPDGWPKPNVYWLLQDYQGNIKSINNSRMTLDPEGTLWFSNVTRDDVSEDFYYMCMAMLQFRSELKLGNKILLNVISAGSSNSHNKHEPVRQYVTRKNEVAYRGKKAELFCIFGGTPLPEVIWSKDGERIKTSDRITHGNYGKSLILKRVDFKDEGAYTCEASNGVGRATSYSINLQVKSAPYFTVEPDIVNAAEDETATFHCEAHGVPKPDIKWIFNGKPIAEAPDNPRREIMTNSITIRNLTKHDTGNYGCNATNSNGYIYKDVYVNVQTIPAEINLPPMDKETVDGKNIIMTCRVTGSPKPAVKWIRNNQELTGGRYKTMESGDLNITNVGFMDSGAYTCLATNKFGKDEKSASLVVRERTKITDEPEDYEVYAGSPATFRCNAITDSTLELEIEWLRNNKTIDFEVEPHFVLTSDHSLTITKTTELDSGIYTCVAKTELDEATASATLTVQDKPNAPELKEIRCLEKEARVKWASMGDNRAPILHYIVEYNTSFTPDSWEVVRDDIPGTTLTFEAPMTPWANFTFRVIAVNKVGKSEPSLHSQPCTTSAGRPYKNPLNVMGNGTDPHNMVISWTAMPQIEHHAPRFSYRVSWREDIPGKEWNNVDISDWRKNRYLIENLPTYQRYQIKVVAINEIGEALEEPKIIIGYSGEDVPTQAPGNFTCQEVRSSTTAFLTWTAVPLETVRGELRGYKLQTWTEKDAEEGMREITIPGANTTQAIVDKFVPYTKNYVKILAFNGKYNGPPSEAVIFDTPEGVPGTILSLEAYRVGSSALFLMWNPPVETNGVLTGYRIYYQYVDGTSLGPLLERQPHVTRPEVTSAKLASLRPETKYRVHVRATTRAGEGGDLYIDANTERSKKPDVPRFQYQVISRESGYVTIKVIREPNIPGYPGSHFFARYKLRGETISLSTDPEFLSHELEIRGLLSGEIYVVSIVAVDGDYLTESDPQEIETSIEGPIIQPKENVATAGWFIGMMLAIVFLLMVLIIVCIIKRNRGGKYAVHERELAAGRGDYPEEGGFHEYSQPLDTKSAGGRTSLASSSHHDGKHPESDTDSMAEYGEGDTEGMNEDGSFIGQYGRQRKQEPNAQAFATLV
- the LOC123266191 gene encoding neuroglian isoform X1 translates to MKCLIFILLVSALYVSAVRILGYMQGPSPPRMIKQPPTDELLFQVAQQNENEKPFVIECEAEGDPAPTYQWIKNGKFFNYAAYDDRMSTQPGRGSLVIAKPRDEDVGQYQCFAVNEWGTATSNSVFVRKAELNGFQETEIKTVTANEGDPFHLTCSSPDGWPKPNVYWLLQDYQGNIKSINNSRMTLDPEGTLWFSNVTRDDVSEDFYYMCMAMLQFRSELKLGNKILLNVISAGSSNSHNKHEPVRQYVTRKNEVAYRGKKAELFCIFGGTPLPEVIWSKDGERIKTSDRITHGNYGKSLILKRVDFKDEGAYTCEASNGVGRATSYSINLQVKSAPYFTVEPDIVNAAEDETATFHCEAHGVPKPDIKWIFNGKPIAEAPDNPRREIMTNSITIRNLTKHDTGNYGCNATNSNGYIYKDVYVNVQTIPAEINLPPMDKETVDGKNIIMTCRVTGSPKPAVKWIRNNQELTGGRYKTMESGDLNITNVGFMDSGAYTCLATNKFGKDEKSASLVVRERTKITDEPEDYEVYAGSPATFRCNAITDSTLELEIEWLRNNKTIDFEVEPHFVLTSDHSLTITKTTELDSGIYTCVAKTELDEATASATLTVQDKPNAPELKEIRCLEKEARVKWASMGDNRAPILHYIVEYNTSFTPDSWEVVRDDIPGTTLTFEAPMTPWANFTFRVIAVNKVGKSEPSLHSQPCTTSAGRPYKNPLNVMGNGTDPHNMVISWTAMPQIEHHAPRFSYRVSWREDIPGKEWNNVDISDWRKNRYLIENLPTYQRYQIKVVAINEIGEALEEPKIIIGYSGEDVPTQAPGNFTCQEVRSSTTAFLTWTAVPLETVRGELRGYKLQTWTEKDAEEGMREITIPGANTTQAIVDKFVPYTKNYVKILAFNGKYNGPPSEAVIFDTPEGVPGTILSLEAYRVGSSALFLMWNPPVETNGVLTGYRIYYQYVDGTSLGPLLERQPHVTRPEVTSAKLASLRPETKYRVHVRATTRAGEGGDLYIDANTERSKKPDVPRFQYQVISRESGYVTIKVIREPNIPGYPGSHFFARYKLRGETISLSTDPEFLSHELEIRGLLSGEIYVVSIVAVDGDYLTESDPQEIETSIEGPIIQPKENVATAGWFIGMMLAIVFLLMVLIIVCIIKRNRGGKYAVHERELAAGRGDYPEEGGFHEYSQPLDTKSAGGRTSLASSSHHDGKHPESDTDSMAEYGEGDTGRFTEDGSFIGQYGPKGRPDETPSIPTGSMATYV